A single genomic interval of Lusitaniella coriacea LEGE 07157 harbors:
- a CDS encoding TM0106 family RecB-like putative nuclease — protein sequence MLLTDNLLLDYKRCQRRAFLEVCGEVAQKEAEREFLLKLRRENQKQVEEILAHQMYQKPSFSRGDWQEGTRQTQQLMAQGVELIHRGVLWVSESEELGIRGTPLLGKPTLLVKQPGVSKFGNWAYSPVNVKLGKRPKPEYKVIAAFHAYLLAQIQGILPKNPLLVLRQQKRYGVDLHNWLPRMKTVAINCYQMLLSEMEPDVFISRQRCGLCQWHTHCRAIARNLNHLSLVPGVTPSRYQQLQQLGVTSLAALATESSEEIDEVLGDEIAFQLQQQARSIVENRAFFRENDRALSAIPTAEVEFYFDIEAEPDRNLDFLLGVLVVNRRDKTEQFYPFLAEHPDEEALIWQQFLALTERYPQAPIFHYSEYEVDTVKRLARQYPTPNHSLQPLLSRFVDLHAWVTATATLPVESYSLKSLAQWLGFEWRDRDASGDRTVCWYDRWLHSGDRALLDAILRYNEDDCRATYCLKDWLVDFLANTSNENSPISATPK from the coding sequence ATGCTGCTAACCGATAACCTGCTCCTCGATTACAAACGCTGTCAACGCCGAGCTTTTTTGGAAGTTTGTGGAGAGGTTGCCCAAAAAGAGGCGGAACGAGAGTTTTTGCTGAAATTGCGTCGAGAAAATCAAAAGCAAGTTGAAGAAATTCTCGCCCATCAGATGTATCAAAAACCGTCTTTCTCGCGGGGGGATTGGCAAGAAGGAACCCGGCAAACCCAACAATTAATGGCGCAGGGAGTGGAGTTGATTCATCGCGGTGTGTTGTGGGTGTCGGAGTCGGAAGAGTTGGGGATTCGAGGAACGCCACTGTTGGGTAAACCGACGTTGCTCGTCAAACAACCCGGCGTGTCAAAATTTGGAAATTGGGCGTATAGTCCGGTGAATGTCAAGTTAGGCAAGCGTCCCAAGCCAGAATATAAAGTAATTGCGGCGTTCCACGCTTATTTATTGGCACAAATTCAGGGGATTTTACCCAAAAATCCCTTGCTAGTGTTGCGACAGCAGAAACGCTATGGGGTGGACTTGCATAACTGGTTGCCGCGCATGAAGACAGTGGCGATAAACTGCTATCAAATGTTGCTGTCGGAGATGGAACCGGATGTTTTTATTTCTCGCCAGCGTTGTGGTTTGTGTCAGTGGCATACTCATTGTCGCGCGATCGCGCGCAACCTCAACCACCTCTCTCTCGTTCCCGGCGTAACCCCCAGTCGCTATCAACAATTGCAACAGTTGGGCGTAACCAGTTTAGCCGCTCTTGCCACCGAATCTTCCGAAGAGATCGACGAGGTATTGGGGGATGAAATTGCCTTCCAACTTCAACAACAAGCGCGATCGATTGTGGAAAATCGGGCATTCTTCAGGGAAAACGATCGCGCGCTGAGTGCCATCCCCACCGCAGAGGTAGAATTTTATTTTGATATCGAAGCAGAACCCGATCGCAATCTCGATTTTTTGTTAGGCGTTCTAGTCGTCAATCGACGGGACAAAACGGAACAATTTTATCCATTTTTAGCCGAACATCCCGATGAAGAGGCGTTAATTTGGCAGCAGTTTTTAGCCTTAACCGAACGCTATCCCCAAGCACCGATTTTCCACTATTCCGAATACGAAGTGGACACCGTTAAACGCCTTGCGCGACAGTACCCAACACCCAACCATTCCCTTCAACCCTTGCTCTCTCGTTTTGTGGATTTACACGCCTGGGTAACCGCCACAGCCACCTTACCCGTTGAGAGTTATTCCTTAAAATCTCTGGCACAATGGTTGGGGTTTGAATGGCGCGATCGCGATGCCAGTGGAGATCGCACCGTTTGTTGGTACGATCGATGGTTGCACAGTGGCGATCGCGCGCTCCTTGATGCGATCCTCCGCTACAACGAAGATGATTGCCGCGCTACTTATTGTTTAAAAGATTGGTTAGTTGATTTTCTGGCGAACACTTCCAATGAAAATTCGCCGATTTCCGCCACTCCAAAATAA
- the rppA gene encoding two-component system response regulator RppA, translating into MKILLVDDEVELREPLGQVLKLEGYEVDVADNGLLGMQRALHENYDLLILDWMMPQLSGLELCQALRKSGKTTPVLFLTAKDTIDDRVMGLDAGADDYLVKPFELRELLARVRALLRRVPEPIAAQRLSVADLELDIENQLAYRNNRSIELSEKETQLLEYFMQNSGQLLPHEQIHQQLWGENEQPSSNVLAALVRLLRRKIEQKGETPLIHTVYGKGYRFGE; encoded by the coding sequence ATGAAAATTCTGTTGGTGGATGATGAAGTTGAGCTAAGAGAGCCACTCGGACAGGTTTTGAAGCTTGAGGGTTATGAGGTGGATGTTGCAGATAATGGTTTGTTGGGAATGCAACGCGCGCTTCACGAGAATTATGATTTGCTGATTTTAGATTGGATGATGCCGCAATTGTCGGGGTTAGAGTTGTGTCAGGCGTTGCGCAAGAGTGGTAAGACAACACCCGTTCTTTTTCTCACGGCTAAGGATACCATTGACGATCGCGTGATGGGATTAGATGCGGGTGCAGACGATTATTTGGTTAAACCGTTTGAATTGCGGGAGTTGTTGGCGCGGGTGCGCGCGTTGCTGCGGCGCGTCCCAGAACCCATTGCAGCACAGCGATTGAGCGTTGCGGATCTCGAACTCGATATTGAAAATCAACTGGCGTATCGCAACAATCGTTCCATCGAACTGTCGGAGAAGGAAACGCAGTTGCTGGAGTATTTTATGCAAAATTCGGGTCAATTGCTTCCCCACGAACAAATTCACCAACAGTTGTGGGGGGAAAACGAGCAACCGAGTAGTAATGTGTTGGCGGCGTTAGTGCGCCTATTGCGTCGAAAAATCGAGCAGAAGGGAGAAACCCCTTTGATTCATACGGTGTATGGTAAAGGGTATCGTTTTGGAGAGTAG
- the bchB gene encoding ferredoxin:protochlorophyllide reductase (ATP-dependent) subunit B, whose translation MKLAYWMYAGPAHIGTLRVASSFKNVHAIMHAPLGDDYFNVMRSMLERERDFTPVTASIVDRNVLARGSQEKVVDNITRKDAEEQPDLIVLTPTCTSSILQEDLQNFVDRAQLDSKGDVMLADVNHYRVNELQAADRTLQQIVEYYIKKARKKDELPEGKTEKPSVNIIGISTLGFHNQHDCTELKRLMADLGIEVNEVIPEGASVNNLKNLPKAWFNLVPYRELGLMSANYLQEEFGMPFVDIAPMGVVETARCIRKIQEVINAQGANVDYEEFINEQTLYVSQAAWFSRSIDCQNLTGKKAVVFGDNTHAAAMTKILAREMGIHVVMAGTYCKYDADWFKEQVSEYCDEVLISDDNGAIGDAIARIEPSAIFGTQMERHVGKRLDIPCGVIASPIHIQNFPIGYKPFCGYEGTNQIADLVYNSFTLGMEDHLLEIFGGHDTKEVITKGISADSDLNWNREAQAELNKIPGFVRGKVKRNTEKFARDRDLSEITLEVMYAAKEAVGA comes from the coding sequence ATGAAATTGGCTTATTGGATGTATGCAGGTCCCGCTCATATTGGCACGCTGCGCGTTGCTAGCTCCTTTAAAAACGTCCACGCCATCATGCACGCACCCCTCGGCGACGACTATTTCAACGTCATGCGCTCGATGCTCGAACGGGAGAGAGACTTTACCCCCGTTACTGCAAGTATTGTCGATCGTAACGTTTTGGCGCGGGGTTCCCAGGAAAAGGTGGTGGACAATATCACCCGCAAGGACGCAGAAGAACAACCAGATCTCATCGTTCTCACGCCGACGTGTACCTCTAGTATTTTGCAGGAAGATCTACAAAACTTTGTCGATCGCGCCCAACTTGATTCTAAAGGCGATGTGATGCTTGCGGATGTGAATCACTACCGCGTGAATGAATTGCAAGCTGCCGATAGAACGCTTCAGCAAATTGTTGAGTACTACATTAAAAAGGCGCGTAAAAAAGACGAACTCCCCGAAGGCAAAACCGAAAAGCCTTCCGTTAACATTATCGGTATTTCGACTCTCGGCTTCCACAACCAGCACGATTGCACCGAACTCAAGCGGTTAATGGCGGATTTAGGAATCGAAGTCAATGAAGTGATTCCCGAAGGCGCTTCTGTTAATAACCTGAAAAACTTGCCTAAAGCTTGGTTTAACCTGGTTCCTTATCGGGAGTTGGGGTTAATGTCAGCCAATTACCTCCAAGAAGAATTTGGAATGCCTTTTGTTGATATTGCGCCAATGGGTGTGGTGGAAACGGCGCGTTGCATCCGCAAGATTCAGGAAGTGATTAACGCGCAAGGTGCAAACGTTGACTACGAAGAGTTTATCAACGAGCAAACCCTGTATGTGTCCCAAGCGGCTTGGTTCTCTCGTTCCATCGACTGTCAGAACCTCACGGGGAAAAAGGCGGTTGTGTTCGGGGACAATACCCACGCCGCAGCGATGACGAAGATTCTCGCGCGGGAAATGGGGATTCACGTTGTGATGGCGGGAACCTATTGTAAGTACGATGCGGATTGGTTTAAGGAACAGGTGAGCGAATATTGCGACGAAGTTCTCATTAGCGACGATAATGGGGCTATTGGGGACGCGATCGCGCGCATCGAACCTTCTGCTATTTTTGGGACGCAAATGGAACGTCACGTTGGGAAACGCTTGGATATCCCCTGCGGCGTGATTGCTTCTCCCATCCACATCCAAAACTTCCCCATCGGTTACAAACCCTTCTGTGGTTATGAGGGAACGAATCAAATTGCCGATCTCGTCTACAATTCTTTCACCTTGGGAATGGAAGATCACCTGCTGGAAATCTTCGGCGGACACGATACCAAAGAAGTGATTACCAAAGGCATTTCCGCCGATTCCGATTTGAACTGGAACCGAGAAGCACAAGCAGAATTGAACAAAATTCCGGGTTTTGTGCGCGGTAAGGTGAAACGGAATACAGAGAAGTTTGCGCGCGATCGCGATTTGAGCGAAATTACTCTTGAGGTGATGTACGCTGCTAAAGAAGCTGTGGGTGCATAA